The following is a genomic window from Salarias fasciatus chromosome 10, fSalaFa1.1, whole genome shotgun sequence.
GCTGCCGTCAGCCTCCAGATCTGAGaggcaaacagagaaacactcaGGCAAGACAGGCAAACATGTGGCAGAGAATCAAACACAGGCTGTGGTACatgtcagacagacagaagcagtgTGGTGGAAGAAGCGTGACGGGAGAGAGAACTCCATTAGAACCAACAGCGCTGTACATGCAGACAGCTAAACATGCAAATGCACACGAGGACAACACGGTTCTGAGTTAGAGCTAAATCTGTGGTAGCATCTGGTGTGGGTGAGCAGGTGTGTAGAATTATCACACAAAAGGGACAAGTCCACAAACAAATGCTGAAGGTGATCATGATCTTTGTTGCcatcatgtttcattttgatgttCAGCTGGAAAGATAATGCAGCCAAAGGTGTCTGAAAAGAACATCCCCACTCAATCGGACATGTGGCATAAACTTTCAATCCATAAAACTTATAGATAATACCAGAAATGCTCAAATAAACCAATTTTTTCCACTGATGCCACAAATATTCCTGAATGAAGTTTTGAAACTTCTCTAAATCTGCTGCAGAACAAAACTTCCCGGCCATTTAACTTCTGCTTGAGCTCGATGCTGTTCTCAGCACCAGACAGTAACTCATTCctttttgaataaaaactaGATGACATTCTCTTGATGGTTCCAGAGAAAGTTTTATCAGATCTCATTCTTCACAAGACCATCATGCAGCTCTGACAACAGCAGACATTAAAAGCAGCTGAATAGTGGCGTTATGGTGAATTAAAGATAAGAAGCAGGCATGGAGAGCTCTCACAGTCAAACCGGCATGCATTTACCTGGAACGTTCACAAGAAGCTGcatattttgttaaaatgtcctgttttttaTACACCAAATTTCAAAGTCCCAAGGAGAAGAGAGAAGTGAGGATCAGTGACTACGAGAGActgaaaggaggagaggaggaataaATCAGCGACcgacagagaggacagaaacTGCTCATTCCTTCTCCACATTAAACATgctgaaatgaaagtgaaatcTGAAGTTTGATAAATGGATTATGAGGGAATTTGTCTCACCGACACTGTGGCTCTGTGACTTTGAGTGTCTTGCAATCAGTCCGTAACGCTGGATGAAACTTTTGAAAGGAATTCTGTATAAAAGGAGAAGAAGTCAACCAAGACCTAAAAGAAACCTGGAAGAAAACTGAGACTGAGGGTTTTAGGTTCACCTTATTGGAAAGCCAGCAGCACTGATGTGAATAGTTTCCACAATCCCACAAGCCTCCAGCTGCATGATGACCTGACggcagcacagagaacaaacGTCACACACTCTTCCTCTGGAGCAACACAAAGCAGAGCGCGTGTGAGGGCTTGTACCTCTTCCTTCTTGAAGGTCATGGGTTTGCAGTCCGGGTTCGGCTTGATGCAGCGGGTATAGTGAGGCGTCGTGGCGTGGAGGATCTTCATCAGGCTCTCCAGCGAGTTCTACGATCAGACGGTAACATCACCACGCCGCCAGGAGGAAGAACGCCGATCCCAGTGATGATGGCTTCAGTCAGATCCTACCTTAAATTTGGAGACCACGGTGACTTTACCAAGCCCCTTGGTAGTCGGGTTCTGTGCTTCCTTATCAGCAAATAtctggtgcagcagcaggttttcagACTCCTGAAACAGGCTGATGAGCTCTGGTGGCACCGGGTCCTAAAACACAGCCGTCGGTGGAAGATGAGTGTAGGAGTATGTGGAAAACGACTTAACTCTGCAGCTAAAAGCTCGTCTGACCTTGTTTTTCTCCACCATGCCCTCTATCTGGTAGCTGACTCTGCCAGCATAATGGGCCACGGTGAAATGTGGCACCGTGCTGAACCTGTCCCAGCTGATGTTGGCGTTGCCACAGAGCTCCTTCTCCAGACGCAGCTTCAACGTCCTCGCATCCGACGCTCGGTTCAGACGACTCTCCTTGAAGGAAGATtaaattaccatgtattaattTAATCAATTCATGTGGATCTTAGCCAGGAACAGGGATCACAGCAGCCTCTTCTAAAGATTCCAACATCACTGATGTCAAGATATTTGCTTTCCACAAGTTTATATAAGCAattaaaatgacagaatgatgcacttttattttctcagtcATGACTTTATTGCTGTCTTgcagataaaataaaatttgttCATCTATACTGTGCCTCCCAACAATAATAAACTGTAATCTATGATGgagaaacacattaaataccTTTAAATGTACCGATTCTAAAACATCTATTCATGATGTGTTACTGTAGGAACTAGATTGAAATGTTCGTCTGGATTACCTCAttgagaagagaaaacacactgatgggGCTTCCCTCCAGCAGATCCAGGCAGCTCTGATTGTCCTGATATTTGACAAAGGACCATTCCAGCCCCTCTGACACATATTCCTCCTGAAAGAAGCCAAGAGAAACATTAACATTTAAACATAAAATTCATTCTACaaattttcaatttatttatattctgggtaaaaaaaaaaaaaaaatcacaataaagaAATTATCAGAACATCAACAGAAATGCAGATAGTCGTGGCAGAACAAGTATCAAATTGTAACATGTAACAAAACTCATCTCTAACTTACTACATTGTATTTTGGAAAATTTTTGTACAGACAAGGTTGATGTCTTTTCCTTTGTGGTCTCACTGTATATGCCGGCAACTAGCCTCCACTCTGGAGCCACGCTAAGATGTCGGCTGGCTACTCCTGTGTCACTGcagtcctgagtgtgtgtgtgtgtgtgtgtgtgaaaagaacTGTCAGGCACTACCTGCTGAGCTCGGAGATAATGGGCCACGAAGTGCTGCTGCAGTTTCTCATTAGCGTAGTTGATGCAGAGCTGCTCCAGGTTATTGATCCGAAAACACTCGAAGCCGTACACATCCAGAACTCCTGAGGACCACAGAGGAGACTTTGTGAGTTTGTTTACACTCGTGCTATTATGTTCTGCTTGAAGAAACAAGTAGTTTCACCTATGAAGTTACACCATGTAGAGCGGTCTGCACAGATGCTGTTGTTGATGAACGTGACCAGCCAGTCAAATATTCTGTGAAAAGTAACACAGTCATTAATGACGATTAACCAACAGATCTTCTTCTGTGTACTGTAAACAAAAAGGACAGTAGTTCACATGTGGGTGTTTGGTGGAGAAGGACATTTGAGGACAACAGTCAGTCGcagaacaataataataaccagCAGCCACCATGACTGAAACACCCGTTTATGATCAAATAGTCACTCTTACAGGGCGTAAATGACTTTAGCCAGACAGTCCCTCCTCACACTGCACTCTGCTTGGGAACACGGTTTGAGCACGCTTTGCTTCCCAGCCTTAAGCGTCCTCACTCTCAGACATGTCAGAAGCTCCTCGGCAGAGACGTGCAGCAGCTCAGCGGacctctgcaggaagtctgaaACACAGGACGCAGTGTGGGACTTCTTATCAACACGTTACAGGAGAGACACTCAGCAGAGGAGCTTTGAGGATGATTATAACTGATACAGTTGGTGTTGTATAACTCATGCGCGTTACCTTTGGATTTTTCATCCAGGTTGCAAGGCTGTGTCTCATCTGTTGAGGGAGAGAACCTGACGTTCCCCAAATGCAAAATTCCCGCCAATATCTGAAAACCATGACAGAATTTAAATTCTGTGTATACAGATTGAAACAATGTGCTGATAAGGTGAAGAAGTTCATCTTCATGCTGAGCCTTACCCGAAATAtttgttgctgcttttctttatcgATGCCCAGATGAACCATTGCATCCATAGTCTCAACAAAACTGTCCTCtataaaacacaacatcagaTTGTCACTTGGGTTTTTTTAACAGTACCAAAGTGAACAAAATCATATAAAACTAAACACAAACCCTCAATGGATTTTTCACAGTTTGGCAGCCAAACAAAACGTTGATCACGTGGCATCATCCACTCTTTTCTTTGCTCATCTGTTCCCCCCTTCAtcatctgaaacacaaatcagtTCAGCACAAACGATACATCTCACACGAAACACATGAGATTTCTGCGTTTGATGAAGCACCTGATAAAAGATGTGAAAGTTCCTCTCACTGGCCGGCTGGCAGGCCACCCGGGTCTTCTCCAGCAGGTAGGTCTGCACAGACGCCCCCACTAACAGCTGACACCTTCATGTCAAAATTATAGTTTGAACCAGTCAGCGGCTGATCGGCTTTACGCGACTTCTTTAATCTGAATTAATGACGAGCGAGAGCTGCAAATAcctgtccagctgcagctggatgtaCTTTCCAAAGCGACTGCTGTTATTGTTTCGTAATGTACAAGCGTTGCCTACAAGGAGGACACAACGGTGATGAGATTATCCACAGCTTTAATTTTCAATGTAACTGACCAGCTTCTTACCAAAAGCCTCCATTATGGGGTTGGAGTCCAGCACTCTCCTCTCGATCCTCTCCACCGTGTCCTGACTCTTCAACACTGAGCTGGAGGCGGCCACTGTGGCGTAATAATTCATGAGGCACCGAGACGTCCACGTCTgtttgaaaataagaaaaaaaaaacattagttcTCCAGAATGTGCTTTATAAATCAGGACTTTGCAACTCGTAATCCATCTTTTTGTAACAGAGCTGATTCAAGGCTACCAGGCAATACTCATTCAGACATCCTGAATAAGtaagagcttcaggcttcactTAGAAGTTTGTCTCCTAATGACGataaatattcataaatgtGAAAAGGATAGATAATACAGCGAGTTGTCCTTACCTTTCCTGCACCGCTCTCACCGCTGACCACCAGAGACTGGTTCACCGGCTCCAGCTGACCCCGGACGTTCCGGTAGGCTTCTTCTGCCATGATGAAGATGTGTGGTTTGAACTCCTGTTGACAAAAACATCTTGATGGTTTCATTTATGTTCTTACTGAAAATCCCCAGGTCATTAAATACAATACCACATTCCCATCTGTAGCCCTGTGTATGTctttacccacaatgccttgtCATGATCAAACTGTAGAATACCTGCGGCTGTGGGGCACAGTGGTATTCCTTCATCACGTCCAGGGAGTAGAGGTCAGGAATGGGCTGGAAGGGGTTAAGAGCCACCAAGGTGCAACCAGCATGAGTGTAAAACACCTTCACACTGTACCTGGCCTGCAGGCATTTCAGCACTGGCAGGGGAACGAAAATAAAACATCATTAGACAGAAAATATCAGCCAGTCTGAATTATACTGAAGTTAACTGTGAGAAATAAATTCCATCTGATCGTGTAATCTGACACCGTGGATCAAACAAAAACTCCCACAAACCTCTGACCTTGAATTATCTCTGCTATCTGCATTGAAGTTGCTCaggcagaaaaaaatatctggCAACATAACAGCTACACAGAATAAGTCACAAGTCTGGACAGGGCGATATGTCTGTCCTTTAACAACACATCTAGATCAGCAACAGGACCGTTATTAAAATCTAACGTGACTCAGAAAGGGAATCACAGCTGTTCataaaacagaaatcaaacctgcaaccttctgacTGAGACGACTGCTCTACCAACCATGCCGCAACCACACAAAAATATTAACCCCACGAAAGAGTTCCTAATGTGGGATTATTCAAGTATTTCTGTTGCATGTTATTCTAAATAGAAACGGTATTAAATTGTCCCTGATTCACCAGAGCACACATGTTTAAATGATATCAGCCACAACATAATGACGGCCTACGTGGTGTTTTAGTCCTCAGTGATACCTGTGGTCGGGGTGACTGGGTTGACTTTGGTCAGGTCATCATAAGTGTGAAGTTGGTCTTCATCAGTGAGGAAGGCCTGAATTTCTCCCTGTAAGGAATCATTCAAGGACGGGTGGGCAGAGCAGCCTGTGTCGATGGATCCTTTCATCTGTGAACGTGAGGcaagcaaacacagaaacattattATCTACAGGAATTTTTAACACAAATAAGATcttgagaatttattttattcatttcttgaGCGTATAAACCCCTTGAGATGAGATATCTTGTTTTAGAGGGGTTCGTCAAGTCTACGAGTGAAACTCAGCTCTAAATCTAAATAGTTGAAATCACAATAGAAGACTATTTCTTGGTACAAACCTCACATGGCCCGGACCTGCAGCCCACCTGACGGCTGTCAGCAGTCCCCAGTGCTTAAATGTGTGCAGACTGATTTAATCCAATAGCAGTTAGCCTACATCCCATCACTCCAAGGCcatttttaaacctgtaaacaaTCTTAATGTAATTAATCTAATACCTAAAGCTACATGGCTAATACCCTGAGAACAGTAAACAACATGACGTGTGGCTGAAGCGACCACAGAGGGGCTTCTGAATGGCAATCCTAAAGTATCAAGAAAAATAAAGCCTTTTAAAGATAGACAAGCAGTAAAATCAGCACTTTGAAAACTTTATGGCATCAGTGTGAGTAGTACACCTGTGATTGGAATAGCACATCCTTTCAAAGCACACATTTCAGGAAATGTAGAACCATAAAAGTGATAACCATGAGCAAACTAGTGATAAAAAGCACAGTATGAATATTATGAGCTACTGACATTCACTCTGCGGATCTGACTGAACTAATGACTCCAATGTCACCTCAAAATGTGACACAATTTGACAGAGTAACTGCatgtgtttcattgtttgtgATTAGTTTGAGACCTTTTCTTCACCTTCAACCTTTTCTGGGTTTTATATAACTGTATTTATATAGTCACTAATTTTAATTCAACTTTCATAGCATCTTCATGatgatgttttctttcctcctaaCTACTCCTATTTATATAATTTTGCTTATTTGTATCCCAATTTCAGTTTGACTTTCCATTGTCATTAATAATGCAGAATAATGCCCTATGTTCATAAACCTCCGTTTTATCTTTCCCTCCTCATAGTAACTGTATCTTAGAGAGATGTTTAGTTTTGTCTGGTTTTCAACATCTTATTTTCTGGCATATTGATATTTTTATCTTATTTAATTGCTGCTTGAAAGCTATTTTGATTAacatttttctctcagttttaatATTCAACTCACATTTTAccttttaaaagtaacttttcaTACACCTTCGTCTTTAATTTTCTGGTTCTCTCCTTGAGGTGTCAGGTAAATCTTCCTGTGGAGAACTTCAAACTTTGGGAGGTGCTACATGAATAAGCatggattgattgattaattaattaatggagTTCACATATTTGTTCGGACTATTTTCTTGTGACGCAATAAACCTCAGTTTCAGGATCGAGTCGTTATTCGGTTTCAGGTACGTAGACATGACGTGACAATGACGAtatgaaacagtttgaaaataataatgaaaaatatctAAATAAGGTTTGAGTACAGATTGAGAAAGTTTTACTTCGACTTCATAAACACGCTTGATCATTCATAAACACTGGCGAGCTGAGTAGTTTGACAGTGTGGTTTGGACTCACCGCAGCCCCTCCATTTCTGTATCCTGCGCCGACGTTGTGGTCGTCCACAGAACTCATTGATTTTACCGTTATCCTCCtttctgtgtaaaaaaaaacaaaagtcagtcTGAAACCTTAGGAAAAGTCGTCTTTTTAGTTCCACTCTGACACGCAGCTATTTCACTCTCGGGACTGAAATGTCAGTGTTTCCATGACTGTCAGAAATTCCTCAAGGACGACTTCCCGTGGCGGCGGGCGCTCCGACTACTTCAGCCCCCAAATAGCTCACTCCGTCCCGCCCTGCTGAGGACGCTTCACGGTCCCTCCGCCTCTCGGCGGCATTTATACCGGTGTTTCAAATGCATTGGTTgtcttgttaactggtgacaaCTTTCTTTCCGTTGCTGAGAGTAATAACAAATTTTAGTATAAGGACCACAAAACCCGTGACGCTTCGAAACTTCATTGTAAATGTAGCTAAATTGCATCCGTTAGGATAGCTCCAGCTTTTTGATGGTCTTTTAGAAACCGTTGTTACTTGTCGCAACAATGGCCGCTGAAGGAAGTTGGTGACCAGCTAACATGtaaaccagttaatccgaaacaccaaAGACATGCGCTACCGGCAAATAAAGGACGGAAACTGTGTATTTTTATTATGCATATCCATATCTTACTAAATGAAACAATTCGTGTAAATTCCCTGTTTTAATATGTAAAACCCTTTCCAGCATCTATTCAGAAGATGTAGCAGACATATAAAAATTCTTAAAAGTGGGACTAACAGGACACATGCTTCAAAGTACGGTATTATCATTAGTAGTAAGTGTTGCAAAAGCGGTTGTGCAAatgcaaatttttgaaaatcGTGTTAATTCCCCCAAAAAAGCATCCAAATTGAGTTCATGCTATCAAATGTGATGGATTTTTAGCAAGTGCAAACAGTAACAAAATGTTTGAACTATTTAGAAGACTTAATTTGCTGTAGACGgttatcaaaaataaaaatcttacAAACCATCACTAATATGCCATTATTTCTAATTTATCGATCTGATTTTGgaataaatgtgtaaaaattattattttttgattgcGCTGTGGCCGAGCTTTCCTGAACGCCTCATGGCACACAACACGGAAGTGAGTGACTGCAAAAGGCATCATGGCCAGGTTAGGTTCGTCTGGAAACCCCTGTGAGGTGTAATGTTGTTAAACAGGTCTACATTCACATACCTTACAGAAAACCTCGATGTAGGAGCGGATCCGTCGACAGGCAACTATTGTAGTATCAGCTAAAGACGTTGAACAGCCAGACGGCTGAATTACCTCCGTTCACTTGCAAGTTTTGTTAAAGATCAGGGTAAGTTAAGAGAAACAAAGCGTCCCGAAAATGGTCTATTCATATTGTTCTGTTcatgtgctctgtgtgtgtgtgtgtgtgtgtgtgtgtgtgtgtgtgtgtgtgtgtgtacacttcAGTTACCTTAGCATCTAGTCTGCACCCAGTCCAAAAGGGAATTACAGCACAGGCCAACACTGACAATTGGCATCTGTGAACACAATTACTGATGCTCTTAGTGGCTACAatacgtcacacacacacatgaataaataaataacaccaCATTTGTTGTTAGAGGTGACTGATTACAACAGTAACTCTCTGTTTAATGTAAAAATGTATCTGAATTTTGGTAAATTTAACTAAAACTGATATTCCAGTGTATTTGACCCTAATGCAGATTAACCCTTTGTTAAGTGCAGGGATTTTCCTTCCACAGCTATACATAATGAATTGTTATATTTTCAGGCCATGGCTCAGAGGGAAGTGAAGGAGGCGTTTGTCAGTAATCTCAATGGGaccagtctggaggaggttgcACTTGGATCTTTTCTGAGTCCCATCTGCCTCATCAACAGAGG
Proteins encoded in this region:
- the myo19 gene encoding unconventional myosin-XIX isoform X2 produces the protein MSSVDDHNVGAGYRNGGAAMKGSIDTGCSAHPSLNDSLQGEIQAFLTDEDQLHTYDDLTKVNPVTPTTVLKCLQARYSVKVFYTHAGCTLVALNPFQPIPDLYSLDVMKEYHCAPQPQEFKPHIFIMAEEAYRNVRGQLEPVNQSLVVSGESGAGKTWTSRCLMNYYATVAASSSVLKSQDTVERIERRVLDSNPIMEAFGNACTLRNNNSSRFGKYIQLQLDRCQLLVGASVQTYLLEKTRVACQPASERNFHIFYQMMKGGTDEQRKEWMMPRDQRFVWLPNCEKSIEEDSFVETMDAMVHLGIDKEKQQQIFRILAGILHLGNVRFSPSTDETQPCNLDEKSKDFLQRSAELLHVSAEELLTCLRVRTLKAGKQSVLKPCSQAECSVRRDCLAKVIYALIFDWLVTFINNSICADRSTWCNFIGVLDVYGFECFRINNLEQLCINYANEKLQQHFVAHYLRAQQEEYVSEGLEWSFVKYQDNQSCLDLLEGSPISVFSLLNEESRLNRASDARTLKLRLEKELCGNANISWDRFSTVPHFTVAHYAGRVSYQIEGMVEKNKDPVPPELISLFQESENLLLHQIFADKEAQNPTTKGLGKVTVVSKFKNSLESLMKILHATTPHYTRCIKPNPDCKPMTFKKEEVIMQLEACGIVETIHISAAGFPIRIPFKSFIQRYGLIARHSKSQSHSVVSRSH
- the myo19 gene encoding unconventional myosin-XIX isoform X1, which produces MSSVDDHNVGAGYRNGGAAMKGSIDTGCSAHPSLNDSLQGEIQAFLTDEDQLHTYDDLTKVNPVTPTTVLKCLQARYSVKVFYTHAGCTLVALNPFQPIPDLYSLDVMKEYHCAPQPQEFKPHIFIMAEEAYRNVRGQLEPVNQSLVVSGESGAGKTWTSRCLMNYYATVAASSSVLKSQDTVERIERRVLDSNPIMEAFGNACTLRNNNSSRFGKYIQLQLDRCQLLVGASVQTYLLEKTRVACQPASERNFHIFYQMMKGGTDEQRKEWMMPRDQRFVWLPNCEKSIEEDSFVETMDAMVHLGIDKEKQQQIFRILAGILHLGNVRFSPSTDETQPCNLDEKSKDFLQRSAELLHVSAEELLTCLRVRTLKAGKQSVLKPCSQAECSVRRDCLAKVIYALIFDWLVTFINNSICADRSTWCNFIGVLDVYGFECFRINNLEQLCINYANEKLQQHFVAHYLRAQQEEYVSEGLEWSFVKYQDNQSCLDLLEGSPISVFSLLNEESRLNRASDARTLKLRLEKELCGNANISWDRFSTVPHFTVAHYAGRVSYQIEGMVEKNKDPVPPELISLFQESENLLLHQIFADKEAQNPTTKGLGKVTVVSKFKNSLESLMKILHATTPHYTRCIKPNPDCKPMTFKKEEVIMQLEACGIVETIHISAAGFPIRIPFKSFIQRYGLIARHSKSQSHSVDLEADGSDLHTEVEKLVSAVLKGLSREKHKSLLHCGKTKVFLTQAMLDLLEDQRKKILSQCAFSIQCCWRRYLCRRRHARRQSATLIQAAVRSWLVRKQVQRWNRAAGVIQNTWRKWRDLMQSLADAELDDAEHLKEEDAPVMSSLVRERGSVQLSTIQEPVTVRGWPMGLALASAPSISVSLTATGFQKMMSVMASLNLPSRKGEYKVKTNQCTQELASIRAQPKGSVKLHYQRSPLLYAHRQPGLNNDVTGFNEILLEKTL